The genomic stretch GTCGAGTTCACATCAGCATAATCCATTTATTGCTCTTAAAAGAAAAGAAACAACAGAAACGCAAGGTGAGGTATATAGTTTTAATTTCATTTATAGTTCAAATTTTTTAGCCAATATAGAAGTCGATCAATATGATACAACAAGGGTATTAATGGGAATCCACCCATTTCGATTTACATGGAAACTATCTGAAAATGAACACTTCCAGTCACCTGAGGTCGTCATGGTATATTCTGAAAATGGTTTAAGCGGAATGAGTCAAACTTATCATGATCTATATCGTAACCATTTAATAAGAGGAAAATGGAAAAATGCTGATCGACCAATTTTAATTAATAATTGGGAAGCTACTTATTTCAATTTTAATGAAGAAATTCTTCTTAATTTAGCTAAAGATGCAAAGGAATTAGGAATTGAATTATTTGTCCTTGATGACGGATGGTTTGGGAAAAGGAATAATGCTTCTACCTCTTTAGGTGATTGGTATCCAAATTTTGCGAAATTCCCTAATGGTTTTAAAAATTTTGCACAAAAAATTAATGACCTAGGGTTAAAATTTGGACTTTGGTTTGAGCCAGAAATGGTAAGTGCAAATAGTAATTTGTTCAAAAATCATTCTGATTGGATCATTAGTACACCAAATCGCCCAATTACACTAGGAAGAAATCAATTTGTATTAGACTTCTCAAAGAAAGATGTCATCGAGGAAATCTTTCTTAAAATGGCCAGCATTATACGAGAAACAAATTTAGAATATATAAAATGGGATATGAATCGATATATTACAGAAGCTTATTCAAGTTCACTAAATTCCGATCAACAAGATGAATTTTTCCATCGCTATATTTTAGGGGTTTATGATTTATTCGAACGATTAATCACTGAATTTCCAAATGTCTTATTCGAATCATGCGCTGGTGGTGGAGGACGATTTGATCCTGGTTTACTTTATTATGCCCCACAAGCTTGGGCTAGTGATAATACCGATCCAATCGAACGAATTAAAATACAGTATGGTACATCACTCCCCTATCCAATTTCAAGTATCGGTTCTCATATATCCGCATCGCCTAATCATCAAACTCAACGTTATACCCCATTATCAACGAGAGCAAATGTCGCCTTGTTCGGAACATTTGGTTACGAATTGAATCTATCTGTTCTTTCCAAAGCAGAAAAATTTGAAATTACAAATCAAATTCTATTTTATAAAGAACATCAATCATTAATCAGAAATGGTGATTTTTATCGTTTAATTAATCCGTTTAAAGGAAATGAAGCTGCTTGGATGATAGTTAGTAAAGACAAAAGCGAATCAATTATAGGCTGGTATAAAATACTTGCAACTCCAAATCCACCTAAGTTTCCAAAATTAAAATTGGTCGGATTAGATCCAAATCTCAACTATTTAATAAGTGGCCAAAATCAAACTTTTTTTGGAAGTGAATTAATGTACAATGGTATTCCGCTATCACCTGAATTCAACGGTCCTAACAAAAAGACTGCTAAACGATTCGGTGATTTCCAATCTGTGATTATATATTTAGTCAGTATTTAATAGAGTTGGCCAAAAAGAATCTTCACCGTGAAGATTCTTTTTGTTTAAAAAATGTAAGCTAAAGATCCGTCAGATCAATGTTCTATTAAAAGATTAAGGTGCTCTAAAAAATTTTTAATAAAATTGCCTGCATTTTCATTTTCCTTTCATAATTATTTGTGAATATATAAATGTAATTAAATAGATCAAATGAAAGGAATTTAATGATGGAGGAAAATAAAATTAATCTGAAAGCATTGCTTAACAAAGTACCTGAAGTAACAATTTATTTCTGGATTATCAAAATTTTATGTACAACTGTAGGAGAAACATTTGCTGATTTCCTGAATTTTAACCTTGGTTTAGGATTAGGGCTAACTACGATTATCATGGGCGTTGCATTTTTTATCTCACTATTTTTTCAGTTCAAAGCAAACAAATATTCTCCAAGTATTTATTGGATAACTGTTGTTCTAATCAGTGTATTTGGAACATTGGTAACTGACAACTTGACTGACGCAATGGGAGTACCTCTTGAGACAAGTACAATTGTTTTCTCCGTATTACTAGGATTAACGTTCCTATTTTGGTATCTTAGTGAAAAAACACTCTCTATTCATTCAATTTT from Arthrobacter citreus encodes the following:
- a CDS encoding alpha-galactosidase, which gives rise to MLIFVDEDKKQFHLTNGKISYLFYVMRNGHLGSLYFGKAIDIHSDFSQILNDHTPTTYTSYYSGDRSFSLETLRQEYPVYGSSDYREPALSIRQLNGSHISNFIYKYYSITKGKPLLQSLPATYTENEEDAETIQIVLEDSILHAELILSYTIFKNLSVITRSAYIYNQSLHPFYLERFMSASIDFPDKEFTMIQLSGTWARERHIKERTLEQGTQSISSIRGSSSHQHNPFIALKRKETTETQGEVYSFNFIYSSNFLANIEVDQYDTTRVLMGIHPFRFTWKLSENEHFQSPEVVMVYSENGLSGMSQTYHDLYRNHLIRGKWKNADRPILINNWEATYFNFNEEILLNLAKDAKELGIELFVLDDGWFGKRNNASTSLGDWYPNFAKFPNGFKNFAQKINDLGLKFGLWFEPEMVSANSNLFKNHSDWIISTPNRPITLGRNQFVLDFSKKDVIEEIFLKMASIIRETNLEYIKWDMNRYITEAYSSSLNSDQQDEFFHRYILGVYDLFERLITEFPNVLFESCAGGGGRFDPGLLYYAPQAWASDNTDPIERIKIQYGTSLPYPISSIGSHISASPNHQTQRYTPLSTRANVALFGTFGYELNLSVLSKAEKFEITNQILFYKEHQSLIRNGDFYRLINPFKGNEAAWMIVSKDKSESIIGWYKILATPNPPKFPKLKLVGLDPNLNYLISGQNQTFFGSELMYNGIPLSPEFNGPNKKTAKRFGDFQSVIIYLVSI